The genomic stretch ACCATCACAGAATACGGTTCAGAAATGCAAAAAGCAATGAATGAAAAAATGGAAAAGCAAGAATTTAAAGACGAATACTCCAAAAGATCAAGTGTTGAAGGACCATTTGGAATATTAAAAGAACAGTTCAACATAAAAAAGAAGTAGTCATCGGAATGATAAGAACAGAAGAAAAACTCAACTTATATGCATTAGCATACAATCTAATCAGATTATACAACATGACTCAATAAATAAAAAATTTAAAAGAAGATTTAGAAAATTTTTGCGAACGAGAATCAGTAATACACCAATTAAAACTCGATGTAACAATATTTTAAATTATATCTAAACATCCGTCAAAAATCAATTTTGGCGGACACCTGAATCTAATATTGAAAAGTGTTATTATAAATATATACTGAAAAATACTTGACTAAAGAGTTATACAGTAAGGAGGGATTCCAATCATCTTTTCATTATCACGATGAAAAAGATGAGACTATGTATATTTTATCTGGTTCGAGTTATATTGAGTTTGAAGATCATAAAGAGTACTTTTCAAAAAAATGATAGTATTCGTATAGATCCTAAAGTTGTGCATTCTATTGTTGCAACTGAAAATACTGTTTTACATGAAGATTCAACTCTTTATTTAGATGATACTATTAGAATGGGGGATTTTTATACTCGATGAAAAGCAATCATGAATTTATCCAAAAATAGGAGCATATTAATGAAAACTAAATAGGTCATAGGGTCTTGTATCAAAAGGGATGCATTCAAGTCTCATCTTGTGTAAAATTATAAAAATTTCTTTGAATTAAGTGGATGTTCAAAGAAATATTGTGGTTAGTTTAATGCAGAATCTTATTTTAATTGATATTGCCCCTCATAATCACAGAATAATGCTAGAATTTATTCATGAATTGTGATTTAGATAAGATTTTTTTAAAAAATGGCTTTGTAGAAATCCTATTTGATTTTCGCAAAAAATTTCTAGAAATCTATTTTTATTTTTATTATTACTCAGAATCTCTTGAAATAAATTGTTGATTATTTATTCAGATTTACACTTCATTATTCACACTTTTAGCAGTGAAAATCTACGCCCGGAGCACATGCTGACAAATAATAGATTTGTTGGAATTATCTGATAAAATACAGAAATATTTGCACTTAAAAAAGGTACCACATTACACAACGCTCCAGAAATTCTTTCAATGATTACCAACATCAATATTGCAAGATTTAAACAAACAAATGTTAATCAATCATCAAATCAATGGTGAAATAATTGCTTTAGATGGAATTGGATTCACTAACGACTATGCAGACAAATATTACGCAATATAAAGCGAAAAGAAAGAAAAAGCTATGTAAAAAACCATATTTCAATTGATGTTGACAGCAGATTAATACTTCATTTCGCAGCTCAAAGAGGTCCAAGATTCGATATTCGATTCGCAATTGTAGCAATAAGGAACATAAAGAAATATAATCCAAAATATATCCTAGTAGATAGAGCATACGATACAGAACTTATCAGAAAATGCATAAATGAAGAATCAAAAGCAGAAGATCAAATACCACTAAAAACCAGAGCAAAAATAGGACATTATCGATTAAAAAGCAAAAATAAATTCAACCAAGAAATCTACTCAAGAAGAAACAATGTAGAATCAATATTTAGCGTAATAAAAAGAATATTCAACGGAACAAACAGAAGCATAAGTCTACAACTATCAAACAAAGAAACAAAACTCAAAAACATAATCTACAACAGTTACAGATTAACTCAAATTCAATGAAAATTAGGATTTCTACAAAGCCAAAAAATGTTAAAAATTCTGAAGTCATTAATGTCCATGTGGAATGGTTGCCAGTTAATAAATTCAGCATATACAAAATTAAATAATCATTTAAATTTACTATTAATCTAAAAAACAGTACTCATGCATAGTGTCTTAATCGTAATGTATTTTTAATAGCACGACAAAAATACTATTAAGATATTATATCTTAAAAATATGCGTGGTGTGATTCATGCAAAAGAAGTATTTAGTTTTAATTATTATATTAATATTAGTTGTTGGTGGGGTATTTTTTACATATGAACAATATATTTATGTAGACCCACATAAATTTGATATTGGCACATCAGATAATCATAATGATATCTGGGAGTTAACTAACCTTTCCACATCATCTTTAACTCGTACACTTGATTGTTCCATATTTTCTAAAGATACCGACCATAGTGATAGGTTAAGAACCAAAATTCCAGTGAATTCTAATGTTCAGTTTGATTTATTGCAAGTTGATGGACTGGTTCATAATTACCCCTTTAGTTTTGAAAAGACAAATAATGAATATTTAAATGGAAATGGGCTTGAGTTGATTAATGGATCATTGAATAAATGGTATCATATTTCCATTAATGTTTATTCAGACCATTATGTCATTCATGGAAATAATGTTACAAAAACAGTTAATTATTCTAACGTTGATGGTTCTACGGTTTATTTCGGATTTTGGACACCTCATCAAATGCATACTTTAAAATTTAAGAATTTTGAAGTGAATCCTATTAACAGTACAATGTAATATATTGTGGGATGAATTTATTAATAAAGTTTTGAACATATATTTTTAATTTTTCTGTCAAATTAAATTTGACAGATTTTTTGTTTTTTTTTGTGGTTGTGTTCGCTAAAATTGAATTTTGGTTGGCTTGTTGATTTTTTTTTTAAGTATTGTTACATCGAGTTTTAATTGGTTTTTGATGGATGTACTTTCGCAGAAATCTTCTAATTGTTCTGTTGTATTTTATGTTTCTTTTCTATTGTGTGTCGTATTAAATTATATGGTAATGTGTTTAGTTTATTCTTTCTTCAGT from uncultured Methanobrevibacter sp. encodes the following:
- a CDS encoding transposase, with translation MDVDSRLILHFAAQRGPRFDIRFAIVAIRNIKKYNPKYILVDRAYDTELIRKCINEESKAEDQIPLKTRAKIGHYRLKSKNKFNQEIYSRRNNVESIFSVIKRIFNGTNRSISLQLSNKETKLKNIIYNSYRLTQIQ